One segment of Babesia bigemina genome assembly Bbig001, chromosome : II DNA contains the following:
- a CDS encoding diacylglycerol acyltransferase, putative has translation MRHGIGGAVAYPHRRKTHVKRSTSIIFGRTGGTVSDAELGAMHDEFDPYASSGTPDEDVAEEYVRVARPLRSANGEGSARRRANSAPNRNFGYWYLNGHSSYDDRSHHSGRPLHETLHTEFRPSLLSGHMQHLDLQGFMNLAFVILVVINFRAVIGNFRKYGLLLDIPTLYNFKLNDWPLTRCCIKVHITIVFAWAIERFIAPLSRKPLTVPVVFLQMVNLGIVFYYPYLTVVVLKTQPAWSALMLATSVVWGLKIYSFHHVCFDYRRAVCNGEKISDICKTRMEAKAAANYPGCIKLTELYRFLLMPTVCFQFYYPLIRKIRWTRALKHFVQFLFLLAVARIIGDQYIVVTVTNTFTMQEFKSANFSTVAYHILDRMLLLSIPVLYCWLTMFVVIFHHWCNFLAEITRFGDRRFYDDWWNAACFGEYWRKWNLPIHQFIVRHISKPLFKMGVPWEMSSVIVFTISAALHEYLISVPLGLGWTGYVFCAMMGQIPLLMITRVSVVREMAVEESSITQFRKNRTLGNVLFWFLFCFTGQPLGVLLYWYLWGVKQGSFV, from the exons ATGAGGCACGGTATCGGTGGAGCAGTCGCGTATCCGCACCGGCGCAAAACGCACGTCAAGCGCTCCACGAGCATCATCTTCGGCAGGACGGGGGGAACAGTCAGTGACGCCGAGCTAGGTGCGATGCACGATGAATTCGATCCATACGCGTCGAGTGGGACACCAGACGAAGATGTGGCAGAGGAGTACGTACGAGTTGCAAGGCCTCTGCGGTCAGCAAATGGCGAAGGAAGCGCGCGAAGGCGCGCCAATAGCGCTCCCAATCGCAATTTCGGATACTGGTACTTAAACGGGCACTCAAGCTATGACGACCGGAGTCACCACAGCGGAAG GCCGCTGCACGAGACGCTGCATACCGAATTTCGCCCGAGCTTGCTGTCAGGCCACATGCAACACCTGGACCTACAAGGTTTCATGAACCTCGCCTTTGTGATCCTGGTCGTCATCAACTTTAGAGCGGTTATCGGAAACTTCCGAAAGTACGGGTTGCTCCTGGATATACCGACGTTGTACAACTTTAAATTGAATGACTGGCCCCtgacgcgctgctgcatcaAG GTGCACATCACGATAGTCTTCGCGTGGGCCATCGAGCGGTTCATTGCGCCGCTCTCAAGGAAGCCGCTCACTGTTCCCGTGGTGTTCCTCCAAATGGTCAACCTCGGCATCGTATTTTACTACCCCTACCTCACGGTGGTCGTCTTGAAGACGCAGCCGGCGTGGTCGGCGCTGATGCTCGCTACTTCGGTTGTATGGGGTCTCAAGATATACTCGTTTCACCATGTGTGTTTCGATTACCGGCGTGCGGTATGCAACGGTGAAAAAATATCGGACATTTGCAAGACGAGAATGGAGGCGAAGGCTGCGGCCAACTACCCGGGCTGCATCAAGCTAACGGAGCTGTACCGGTTCCTCCTCATGCCCACAGTTTGCTTCCAGTTCTACTACCCGCTCATACGCAAAATACGATGGACACGGGCACTCAAGCACTTTGTGCAGTTCCTGTTCCTGCTCGCAGTGGCAAG GATAATCGGCGATCAGTACATAGTGGTGACCGTTACAAATACGTTCACCATGCAGGAGTTCAAGTCGGCGAACTTCTCTACCGTGGCCTACCACATCCTTGACAGG atgctgctgctgtcTATCCCAGTATTGTACTGCTGGCTGACGATGTTCGTCGTGATTTTTCACCACTGGTGCAACTTCCTCGCCGAGATCACGCGTTTCGGAGACCGACGGTTCTACGAT GACTGGTGGAATGCGGCGTGCTTCGGCGAATACTGGCGAAAGTGGAACCTGCCCATTCACCAGTTCATCGTGCGGCACATCAGCAAGCCCCTGTTCAAGATGGGCGTGCCGTGGGAGATGAGCAGCGTCATCGTATTCACCATCTCAGCGGCGCTGCACGAGTACCTGATCTCAGTGCCGCTCGGACTCGGCTGGACAGGCTACGTCTTCTGCGCCATGATGGGGCAGATACCGCTTCTGATGATCACGCGTGTTTCGGTGGTACGTGAAATGGCTGTTGAGGAATCTAGCATTACGCAGTTCCGCAAGAACCGGACTCTAGGCAACGTGCTTTTTTGGTTCCTGTTCTGCTTCACAGGACAGCCG TTGGGTGTGTTGTTGTACTGGTACCTTTGGGGTGTAAAGCAGGGATCTTTCGTCTAG
- a CDS encoding tRNA-His guanylyltransferase, putative produces MANTRFAYVRQFEQETTLMPDCWPLIRVDGRGFTGFSKVHDFRKPNEPLALGVINAAAAHVMAQFDDIVLAYGHSDEYRKILSSVVSAFSAAYCFHWSAFYPNRPLKTLPTFDGRIVLYPRFEHVVDYFSWRHADCHINNQYNICFWCLVGDGKSPDEAYKWLKHTQKGEKNEYIFKSRGINYNNLPRIFRKGTTLVRLADPETKDDTPRNDAQRDESLNNVEGSEISHSTEMPAPPKAGEADDVIAPIIAEEELLAISHKLEAICSAFRIGVLHCDNINDEFWKAVAPSYLDSGAQNTRDRISTLSPLSRENIALLNTGK; encoded by the exons ATGGCGAACACTCGCTTCGCGTACGTTAGGCAGTTCGAGCAGGAAACGACCCTGATGCCGGACTGCTGGCCATTAATTCGCGTGGATGGGCGTGGATTCACAGGATTCTCGAAAGTGCACGACTTCAGAAAGCCAAATGAGCCCCTGGCTCTCGGCGTTATAAACGCGGCGGCCGCCCATGTGATGGCGCAATTTGACGATATCGTCCTCGCGTATGGGCATTCGGACGAGTACAG GAAGATACTATCCAGCGTTGTATCGGCGTTCTCCGCCGCGTATTGCTTCCACTGGAGTGCCTTCTACCCCAACCGGCCGCTGAAAACGCTGCCCACATTCGACGGACGCATCGTGCTATATCCACGTTTCGAGCATGTGGTCGACTACTTCTCCTGGCGGCACGCTGATT GTCACATCAACAACCAGTACAACATTTGCTTCTGGTGTCTAGTGGGCGACGGCAAGAGCCCGGACGAGGCATACAAGTGGCTGAAG CATACCCAGAAGGGGGAGAAGAACGAGTACATATTCAAGTCGCGGGGCATCAACTACAACAACCTGCCGCGCATATTCAG GAAGGGAACAACGCTCGTACGATTGGCCGATCCGGAAACGAAAGACGATACACCGCGTAATGACGCGCAGCGTGATGAATCGCTGAATAATGTGGAAGGATCTGAGATCTCCCACAGCACCGAGATGCCGGCACCACCAAAAGCTGGAGAAGCAGACGACGTTATCGCTCCCATAATCGCAGAGGAGGAGTTGTTGGCAATATCGCACAAATTGGAAGCTATATGCTCGGCATTTCGAATCGGAGTGCTGCATTGCGATAACATCAACGACGAGTTCTGGAAGGCAGTCGCGCCTTCCTACCTCGATAGCGGTGCACAGAACACGCGAGACCGAATATCGACGCTCTCTCCGTTGAGCCGGGAGAATATCGCATTGCTAAATACAGGGAAGTAG
- a CDS encoding ABC transporter, putative, with translation MGARPSKPMSPTSEEVEAAADVSVCDTLRRFFSELEPEEQINLALGGCAMVINAATNMVYPKIIGNIIDSGSTGRVFGPISWLPGCHNRAPALDGDEVISINCPYAMFKKLFCSALPLYVVGSLASWVRVSSMNYAIYLIQKRSRKKMYKKMLMQRAPFFHTRASGLLIAKLLNDCEEGPKSMVENAFTFLRCCNSVIGGTINLISISPCLTGVTMTCIPLFGLFIIGYSSIIKRCQRQRKQQLDNAIGKAEEVISGIESVMNFGKETDEIQSFSYSLDQCDPVSMRVCNAEGVLMGSILAGFNLSTLIMLYCGSYRMKAGDISVGNMASFILYGALFGLGVSGLSKASFMHARPITAIQITSDVSKAAVSLQRIYEIHDLEDQEDDGDILDDVRGELEFDNVSFSYDTRSEAAVLRDMSLKIEAGEVVAIVGANGMGKSTTANLLTTLYKPTGGRVLLDGVDVQTLNSRWLRSKVFTVVTQDPLLFSMSIENNLRYGNEEVSDEEIRAATRYCEIHEFIESLPEGYRATVGQRGALLSTGQKQRIGLARALLRDTPCLILDEAMSALDGSSEDLVRRIINRSDKRQTVILITHHAATLSNAQKVAVLNEGTVEYYGPLSKAAANSATFRTLFPAFKA, from the exons ATGGGTGCAAGGCCTTCGAAACCGATGTCGCCGACATcggaggaggtggaggctGCCGCCGACGTTTCCGTTTGCGATACCCTGCGGAGGTTTTTTAGCGAGCTGGAGCCGGAGGAGCAGATTAATCTGGCGTTGGGAGGATGCGCTATGGTGATAAACGCAGCAACAAACATGGTCTACCCCAAGATCATCGGCAACATCATCGACTCGGGGAGCACCGGACGCGTATTCGGCCCGATATCGTGGTTGCCCGGGTGCCACAACAGGGCGCCAGCgcttgatggcgacgaGGTCATCAGCATAAACTGCCCCTACGCCAtgttcaagaagctgttcTGCTCCGCACTGCCCTTGTACGTAGTCGGCAGCCTGGCCTCGTGGGTTCGCGTATCCAGCATGAATTACGCCATCTACCTGATACAGAAGCGCTCACGCAAGAAGATGTACAAAAAGATGCTGATGCAGAGAGCGCCGTTCTTCCACACCCGCGCGTCGGGGCTGCTCATCGCCAAACTGCTCAACGACTGTGAGGAGGGGCCGAAATCCATGGTCGAGAATGCGTTCACCTTCCTGAGGTGCTGCAACTCGGTGATCGGAGGCACCATCAACCTGATCAGCATCTCCCCCTGTCTCACGGGAGTCACCATGACCTGCATTCCGCTCTTTGGGCTTTTCATCATCGGCTACTCCTCGATCATCAAGCGCTGCCAGCGCCAGCggaagcagcagctggacaaCGCCATCGGGAAGGCGGAGGAGGTCATCAGCGGCATCGAGAGCGTCATGAACTTCGGTAAAGAGACCGACGAAATCCAAAGTTTCTCATACTCTCTGGACCAGTGCGACCCCGTTTCTATGCGCGTCTGCAACGCGGAGGGGGTTTTGATGGGCTCCATTCTGGCGGGGTTCAACTTGTCCACGCTGATAATGCTCTACTGCGGCTCATACAGGATGAAAGCGGGTGACATTTCCGTCGGAAATATGGCGTCGTTCATCCTATACGGTGCGCTATTTGGGCTAGGCGTGTCCGGCCTGTCGAAGGCAAGTTTTATGCATGCACGGCCAATAACAGCTATACAGATCACGTCAGACGTGTCGAAGGCGGCAGTGTCCCTCCAGAGGATATACGAAATTCACGACCTGGAAGATCAGGAAGATGACGGCGACATCCTGGACGACGTGCGCGGCGAGCTAGAGTTCGACAACGTCTCGTTCTCGTACGACACGCGCTCTGAAGCGGCGGTACTGCGGGATATGAGCCTCAAGATCGAAGCGGGCGAGGTGGTGGCCATCGTTGGGGCCAACGGCATGGGGAAAAGCACAACGGCCAACCTGCTGACCACGCTCTACAAGCCCACCGGCGGCCGTGTGCTGCTGGATGGCGTCGATGTGCAGACGCTCAACTCCCGCTGGCTGCGCAGCAAGGTGTTCACTGTCGTGACGCAGGATCCCCTGCTGTTCTCCATGTCTATTGAGAACAACCTGCGCTACGGTAACGAGGAAGTGTCGGACGAGGAGATTCGGGCTGCAACCCGCTACTGCGAGATACACGAGTTCATCGAGTCCTTGCCGGAGGGGTACCGCGCCACAGTAGGTCAGCGCGGGGCGCTGCTGTCTACGGGGCAGAAGCAGCGCATAGGCCTCGCGCGGGCGCTGCTCAGGGACACTCCGTGCCTCATATTGGACGAGGCCATGTCTGCGCTGGACGGCTCGTCGGAGGACCTCGTGCGACGCATCATCAACCG CAGCGACAAACGGCAAACGGTCATCCTCATCACCCACCACGCAGCGACTCTAAGCAACGCCCAAAAGGTAGCCGTGCTCAATGAAGGCACTGTGGAATACTACGGGCCGCTAAGCAaagctgccgccaacagcgCAACCTTCCGGACACTATTCCCCGCATTCAAAGCCTGA
- a CDS encoding membrane protein, putative, translating into MRRMTPILALIATHTVCVLHAASVEHVHKDDGRLEDLFSEAFMMIQEITDGSEKQKLAFSRLLTNVAATFDVEGYRWMLDIVKGRRATERFTQAVAHRSFSQPHCDKGSWVSPSHTFGDLVKFPGGPFRGGTGYDLVRWMGNQYSHVHSPASANQPGLENMIVQAFQQIKGVIQTILAVVVDLVPPIVISVSLPCLPMLTGINCLGSVLYPISATDFVMADITDSVMNGVISSFPAKYAAKVGRTSDAQYYFCAHIYLGMYCASLFPICVTGAAKIAETFPMCFVQCIAALIACPGFWMDDIAVPCSNLSVPPFCSFSVFANHYRIPPQYTTYDQSHMYPEGCPQYNPEIDTPRDLYDKKAAPPSAIAKAAKEKPLEEFHLKRRKAEEFPGACDCDAIKEVCRLHLPYPVYVNADPSTSETHYQVPERVDEHEKRCCEECTPIWDITENNTL; encoded by the exons ATGAGGCGGATGACGCCAATACTAGCTCTTATCGCAACGCACACAGTATGTGTGCTCCACGCCGCCTCAGTTGAGCACGTACACAAGGATGATGGGCGCTTGGAGGACCTCTTTTCCGAGGCTTTCATGATGATCCAAGAGATCACGGACGGTTCGGAAAAGCAAAAGCTGGCTTTCTCCAGGCTGCTGACGAACGTGGCTGCAACCTTTGACGTGGAAGGATACCGATGGATGCTCGACATCG TAAAGGGGCGCCGCGCCACCGAAAGGTTCACACAGGCAGTCGCCCATCGCTCATTCAGCCAGCCTCAC TGTGACAAGGGGAGCTGGGTGAGCCCATCGCATACTTTTGGTGACCTGGTGAAATTCCCAGGAGGGCCATTCAGGGGCGGAACTGGCTACGATCTGGTCAGATG GATGGGCAACCAGTACTCCCACGTCCACTCGCCCGCATCGGCCAACCAGCCCGGGCTGGAAAACATGATCGTGCAAGCGTTCCAGCAGATCAAGGGCGTGATACAGACTATACTGGCTGTGGTGGTAGACCTAGTGCCTCCCATAGTTATATCAGT GAGCCTGCCATGTCTACCCATGCTTACGGGGATAAACTGTCTGGGCTCCGTTCTGTACCCTATATCGGCAACAGACTTCGTGATGGCTGACATCACCGATTCGGTGATGAATGGCGTCATCTCGTCTTTCCCCGCCAAGTACGCCGCCAAGGTTGGGCGCACTAGCGACGCGCAATACTACTTCTGCGCCCACATATACTTGGGAATGTACTGCGCCAGCCTGTTCCCCATTTGCGTTACTGGGGCAGCTAAGATCGCCGAAACGTTTCCCATGTGCTTTGTGCAGTGCATTGCCGCCCTTATTGCGTGCCCCGGCTTCTGGATGGACGACATCGCGGTCCCGTGCAGCAACCTCTCGGTGCCGCCATTCTGCTCCTTTTCAGTCTTCGCCAACCACTACAGGATTCCGCCGCAGTACACCACGTACGACCAGTCGCACATGTATCCCGAAGGGTGCCCGCAATACAATCCCGAGATAG ACACCCCTCGGGATCTGTACGACAAGAAGGCTGCGCCGCCGTCCGCAATAGCAAAGGCGGCGAAGGAGAAGCCGTTGGAGGAGTTCCACCTGAAACGTAGGAAGGCCGAAGAATTCCCCGGTGCTTGCGACTGCGACGCCATCAAGGAAGTCTGCCGCCTCCATTTACCATATCCCGTCTAC GTCAACGCTGACCCGAGTACGTCCGAGACGCACTACCAGGTCCCGGAGCGCGTCGACGAGCACGAAAAGCGGTGTTGCGAAGAATGCACGCCCATTTGGGACATCACGGAAAACAACACACTATGA